The following coding sequences are from one Candidatus Kinetoplastibacterium galatii TCC219 window:
- the trpD gene encoding anthranilate phosphoribosyltransferase — protein sequence MSITVTEVLTRCIEHREIFHDEMFSLMSMMINGELSPQISSAILIGLRVKKETIDEITASALALREFSKQVPVKNREDLLDMCGTGGDGSQTFNISTAAMFVAAAAGVKIAKHGNRGASSSSGSADVLEELGVNIELEPSHIIECIERTGIGFMFAPLHQKAMDNISMVRKEIGVRTIFNILGPLTNPACAANQLMGVFHPDLVGIQVRVLKKLKSRHVLTIYGKEGMDEAALGSATMVGELKNGVITEYEIHPEDYNIPMVSNRNIRVSNRGESAQLILDSLNDLDGSARDIVALNAGLAIYAGNRANSIKQGVSLAFEAIKNGSARDKLEEFRAYTRKFSK from the coding sequence GTGTCTATTACTGTAACTGAAGTATTAACTAGATGCATTGAACATAGAGAAATATTCCATGATGAAATGTTCAGCTTAATGAGTATGATGATAAATGGAGAACTATCTCCCCAAATCTCAAGTGCAATACTTATCGGATTAAGAGTCAAGAAAGAAACTATAGATGAAATAACAGCTTCTGCTTTGGCTCTGCGAGAATTTTCTAAACAAGTTCCTGTTAAGAACAGAGAAGATCTTTTAGATATGTGCGGTACTGGAGGAGATGGTAGTCAAACTTTTAATATATCTACTGCTGCTATGTTTGTTGCAGCTGCTGCAGGTGTAAAAATAGCCAAACATGGAAATCGCGGCGCATCTTCTTCTTCTGGCAGTGCAGATGTTTTGGAAGAATTAGGAGTAAATATAGAATTAGAACCATCACATATTATTGAATGTATAGAAAGGACCGGTATAGGATTTATGTTTGCTCCATTACATCAGAAAGCAATGGATAATATTTCCATGGTTAGAAAAGAAATTGGGGTTCGTACAATATTTAATATATTAGGACCACTAACCAATCCAGCATGTGCGGCTAATCAGCTAATGGGAGTTTTTCATCCTGATTTAGTAGGCATTCAAGTTAGAGTATTAAAAAAACTTAAATCTCGTCATGTGCTTACCATATATGGTAAAGAAGGCATGGATGAAGCTGCATTGGGTAGTGCAACAATGGTTGGCGAATTAAAAAATGGAGTAATAACGGAGTACGAAATTCATCCTGAAGACTATAATATTCCAATGGTATCTAATCGTAATATCAGAGTGTCAAACAGGGGGGAATCAGCTCAACTCATACTAGATTCTTTAAATGATCTAGATGGCTCTGCTAGAGATATTGTTGCCCTAAATGCCGGTCTAGCTATATACGCAGGAAATAGAGCTAATAGTATTAAACAAGGTGTTTCATTAGCTTTTGAGGCTATAAAAAATGGATCGGCAAGGGATAAGTTAGAAGAATTTAGAGCCTACACTAGGAAGTTCTCAAAATGA
- a CDS encoding aminodeoxychorismate/anthranilate synthase component II encodes MLLMIDNYDSFTYNIIQYFGELGEDVSVYRNDEIDIQGIENLKPDRICISPGPCSPSQAGISISTILEFSGKIPILGICLGHQAIGEAFGGRIVRSNHVMHGKTIQISHNGLGVFNNIPSPYTVIRYNSLTIDPSMVPECLEVTATAPDGDIMGVRHKQLPVFGVQFHPESILSEHGYQLLKNFLMIN; translated from the coding sequence ATGCTTTTAATGATAGATAATTATGACTCATTTACATATAACATAATTCAATATTTTGGAGAACTTGGAGAGGATGTAAGTGTATACAGAAACGATGAAATTGATATTCAAGGTATTGAGAATTTAAAACCAGATAGAATATGTATATCTCCAGGACCTTGCTCCCCTTCTCAAGCTGGAATTAGCATATCTACTATATTAGAATTTTCTGGAAAGATACCTATATTAGGTATCTGTCTAGGACATCAAGCTATCGGTGAGGCGTTTGGCGGAAGAATTGTTAGATCTAACCATGTTATGCATGGAAAAACAATACAAATATCACACAACGGACTTGGTGTTTTTAATAATATACCATCACCATATACAGTAATAAGGTACAATTCATTGACTATAGACCCTTCAATGGTACCTGAATGCCTGGAAGTTACAGCAACAGCTCCGGACGGAGATATTATGGGAGTGAGACATAAACAACTACCAGTCTTCGGTGTACAGTTTCATCCAGAATCCATACTTAGTGAACATGGGTACCAGTTGTTAAAAAATTTTCTTATGATAAATTAA
- the trpE gene encoding anthranilate synthase component I — MTEIEFNSLVSQGYNRIPLISETYADLDTPLSLYLKLAYSNNNSGKMSCLLESVMGGDRFGRYSFIGLPAETILRSIGKTTEVITNGKVLEKYEGNPLDFIEEYQSRFRAAPLPGVLRFCGGLAGYFAYDVVRNIEPCLGPAVKPFPPGMEEGTPDIMLLHIDELAVVDNLAGRIYLIVYADPNKPESYSKAQKRLTELKNRLKKPIETPYSHNSMQTSEQRNFTKKEYMSAVRKAKEYIEAGDLMQVVIGQTITKSFRDNPLSLYRSLRSINPSPYMYFWNFDDFHVVGSSPEILVRQEKIINNGIKKSQITIRPLAGTRKRGGTREQDLELEQSLKSDTKEIAEHVMLIDLARNDIGRVAEIGSVKVTDTMAIERYSHVMHLVSNVTGILKSDMGNMDVLKAAFPAGTLTGAPKIRAMEIIDELEPVRRGVYGGAAGYLSYNGEMDVAIAIRTGIIKNGILYVQSAAGIVADSDPELEWAETEAKARAILRAAEQVQNGLD; from the coding sequence ATGACAGAAATAGAATTTAATTCATTAGTATCTCAAGGGTATAATAGAATACCACTAATATCAGAAACTTATGCTGATCTAGATACACCGTTATCTTTATATCTTAAACTTGCATATTCTAATAATAATTCTGGAAAGATGAGCTGTCTTTTAGAATCAGTCATGGGTGGCGATCGTTTTGGAAGATATTCTTTTATAGGATTACCAGCCGAAACAATTTTACGATCTATTGGTAAAACAACTGAAGTTATTACAAATGGTAAAGTTTTAGAAAAATATGAAGGAAATCCTCTTGATTTTATAGAAGAATATCAATCTAGATTTAGAGCTGCCCCACTGCCAGGAGTACTGCGTTTTTGCGGTGGATTAGCTGGGTATTTTGCTTATGATGTGGTTCGCAACATAGAACCATGTTTAGGACCAGCAGTGAAACCTTTTCCACCAGGAATGGAAGAAGGCACACCTGACATAATGTTATTACACATAGACGAATTAGCAGTAGTTGATAATCTAGCAGGGCGCATTTACCTAATAGTATATGCAGACCCTAATAAACCAGAAAGCTATTCAAAAGCACAAAAGAGATTAACAGAACTAAAAAATAGACTAAAAAAACCTATAGAGACACCTTACTCTCACAACAGCATGCAAACTAGTGAGCAACGCAACTTCACTAAAAAAGAATACATGTCTGCCGTAAGAAAAGCTAAAGAATATATTGAGGCTGGTGACCTTATGCAAGTAGTTATTGGCCAAACAATTACTAAATCATTTAGAGATAATCCTCTATCGCTATATAGGTCATTAAGATCAATAAATCCTTCTCCGTATATGTATTTCTGGAACTTTGATGATTTTCATGTTGTTGGATCATCACCAGAAATATTAGTTAGGCAAGAGAAAATTATAAACAATGGAATAAAAAAATCACAGATTACGATAAGACCACTAGCAGGAACTAGAAAAAGAGGTGGTACTCGTGAACAAGATCTTGAGCTAGAACAATCTCTTAAATCTGACACAAAAGAAATTGCAGAGCACGTGATGCTTATCGATCTAGCTAGAAATGATATAGGTCGAGTTGCTGAAATTGGATCAGTTAAAGTTACTGATACTATGGCTATAGAACGATATTCACATGTTATGCACTTAGTATCTAATGTTACAGGTATATTAAAATCAGATATGGGAAATATGGATGTTCTAAAAGCTGCATTCCCGGCTGGGACATTAACAGGAGCACCAAAAATACGAGCAATGGAAATAATAGATGAATTAGAGCCAGTAAGGAGAGGGGTATATGGTGGAGCAGCTGGTTACTTGAGCTATAACGGAGAGATGGATGTTGCAATAGCGATACGTACTGGAATCATTAAGAATGGAATACTCTATGTGCAATCTGCTGCTGGAATAGTGGCAGATTCTGATCCTGAATTAGAATGGGCAGAAACTGAAGCCAAGGCCAGAGCAATACTTAGAGCTGCTGAACAAGTACAGAATGGTTTAGATTAA
- a CDS encoding HAD-IA family hydrolase — MTKINSVLIDLDGTMIDSISDISYAINIMLEKMCLSKIPENIVKKFIGKGINNLINKSLIHTSNNIDLSNDYFEKAKKLFFNSYRKINGDKTLVYSGVFDGLSMLKKIGIRLSVVTNKPTELAIQILQNTNLLPFFEYVICGDTCERCKPFPDQILLACEKMDIKPQQAVVVGDSMNDILSAKAANITAIMLVSYGYNNNSNIYSMGANVVIDNLTKVSQWVHHYNEAIF; from the coding sequence ATGACTAAAATTAATTCTGTATTAATTGATTTAGATGGAACTATGATTGATTCCATATCAGATATATCATATGCCATAAATATTATGTTAGAAAAAATGTGTTTAAGTAAAATACCTGAAAATATAGTAAAAAAATTTATTGGGAAAGGTATAAATAATCTTATAAATAAATCATTAATACATACTTCTAACAATATAGATTTGAGCAATGATTATTTTGAAAAAGCAAAAAAATTATTTTTTAATAGCTACAGAAAAATAAACGGAGATAAAACTTTAGTTTATAGTGGGGTATTTGATGGGTTAAGTATGCTAAAGAAAATTGGGATTAGATTATCTGTAGTAACTAATAAACCGACAGAATTAGCGATACAAATATTACAAAATACTAACCTGTTACCATTTTTTGAATATGTTATATGTGGAGACACTTGTGAAAGATGCAAACCTTTTCCTGATCAAATACTACTAGCATGTGAAAAAATGGATATTAAACCACAACAAGCCGTAGTAGTTGGAGACTCAATGAATGACATATTATCTGCTAAAGCGGCAAATATCACGGCCATCATGTTAGTTTCATACGGGTACAATAATAACTCAAATATATACTCAATGGGAGCTAATGTCGTAATAGATAACTTGACAAAAGTTTCTCAATGGGTTCATCATTACAATGAAGCTATCTTTTAG
- the rpe gene encoding ribulose-phosphate 3-epimerase, which translates to MNTKKTPIIIAPSILSANFAYLGIEIEKVITSGADWIHIDVMDNQYVPNLTIGPMICQSIRPITKAPLDVHLMVESPDTIIPKFAKSGANIITVHPETTKHLDRTLSIIRDHGCKSGLAFNPSTPLNYLDYIMDKVDLILIMSVNPGFGGQKFIPSAILKLQEASSKIKHWEEINDSSILLQVDGGINANNIREVYAAGANVFVAGSAIFNSKDYAATIDLMRSNALLKIYD; encoded by the coding sequence ATGAATACAAAAAAAACACCTATTATAATTGCTCCTAGCATTCTATCAGCTAATTTTGCCTACTTAGGCATAGAAATAGAAAAAGTTATTACATCCGGTGCTGATTGGATACATATAGATGTTATGGACAATCAATACGTGCCAAACCTAACCATTGGTCCAATGATATGTCAATCTATAAGACCAATAACCAAAGCTCCATTAGACGTACACCTAATGGTTGAATCACCAGATACTATTATTCCAAAATTCGCTAAAAGCGGAGCTAATATAATAACTGTCCACCCAGAAACAACAAAACACTTGGATAGAACATTATCTATAATAAGGGACCATGGATGCAAATCAGGATTAGCATTTAATCCATCAACACCATTGAATTACCTAGACTACATAATGGATAAGGTTGATTTGATACTAATAATGTCGGTAAATCCAGGATTCGGTGGTCAAAAATTTATACCATCTGCCATCTTAAAACTACAAGAAGCATCGAGTAAAATAAAGCACTGGGAAGAAATTAACGATTCTTCTATACTACTGCAAGTTGATGGAGGAATTAATGCAAATAACATAAGAGAAGTATATGCTGCTGGAGCTAATGTATTTGTTGCAGGGTCAGCAATATTTAATTCAAAAGATTATGCTGCTACCATTGATTTAATGAGATCTAATGCTTTACTAAAAATTTATGACTAA
- the mltA gene encoding murein transglycosylase A: protein MKNFQESDWNNIPNWEEDDLLQFWDMFLRNCHCIIDHESTNSINNYVKSTEWKKICSIANSCNAELSNSSNKIKKFLKKYLQPWVFADMAGNQTIGLLTGYYEPLLRGSRYKHDSYKWPIIGIPDDLLNIDLSSIYPELKGKIIRGRISEGKVVPYYSRSEIILKEEYFPVIAWTDDLIDNYFLGIQGSGRLVLMDEDNLGEIIRLSFAGHNGHQYISISDWLVKEEALERDKISVSFLKNWAEQNPEKITKLLNTNPSFVFFSEGNNPKSEIGPRGACGIELKAMRSVAVDSTFIPLCMPMFISFNLPDYSLFQHFVFAQDTGSAIRGPGRLDLFIGSSLDSGLIAGKLKQICKMWILLPKV from the coding sequence TTGAAAAATTTCCAAGAATCAGATTGGAACAATATTCCTAATTGGGAAGAGGATGACCTTTTGCAATTCTGGGATATGTTTTTGAGGAATTGTCATTGCATAATTGATCATGAGTCAACGAATTCTATTAATAATTATGTAAAATCAACCGAATGGAAAAAAATATGTTCTATTGCGAATTCATGTAATGCTGAGTTATCGAATAGCAGCAATAAAATAAAGAAATTTCTGAAAAAATATCTACAGCCTTGGGTGTTTGCTGATATGGCTGGTAACCAGACAATTGGATTACTAACAGGGTACTATGAGCCGTTGTTAAGAGGTTCTAGATATAAACATGATTCTTATAAATGGCCAATCATTGGTATACCTGATGATCTGCTTAACATAGATTTATCATCAATTTATCCGGAATTAAAAGGAAAGATAATTAGAGGAAGAATTAGTGAAGGGAAAGTTGTCCCATATTACTCAAGGTCAGAGATTATATTGAAAGAAGAATATTTCCCAGTTATAGCTTGGACTGATGATTTGATAGATAACTATTTTCTTGGAATTCAGGGCTCTGGACGTCTTGTATTAATGGATGAAGATAATTTGGGTGAAATTATTAGATTATCATTTGCGGGGCATAATGGTCATCAATATATATCAATTAGTGATTGGTTAGTAAAAGAAGAAGCATTAGAAAGAGATAAGATATCTGTATCTTTTCTGAAGAATTGGGCTGAGCAAAATCCAGAAAAAATAACTAAATTATTAAATACAAACCCATCATTCGTGTTTTTTTCTGAGGGAAATAATCCTAAATCAGAAATTGGCCCTAGAGGTGCTTGCGGCATAGAGCTTAAAGCAATGCGTTCTGTTGCTGTTGATAGTACTTTCATACCTTTATGTATGCCAATGTTTATATCATTTAATCTTCCAGATTATTCCTTATTTCAACATTTTGTGTTTGCACAAGATACTGGATCAGCAATAAGAGGTCCTGGACGGCTAGATTTATTTATCGGTAGCAGTTTAGATTCAGGACTTATTGCTGGTAAATTAAAGCAAATATGTAAAATGTGGATTTTGCTACCAAAAGTTTAA
- a CDS encoding FAD-dependent monooxygenase, which produces MIIAPHYRDISTHNDEYGSRIYAISESSKKFLEKIGCWSNMPNSRLTSVTGMEIYGDAYRSVLELSAWQSSVSQLSWIVEAAEIERSLVKEILNIDVPWIDDRCFDYKDNIIITERGERISAELFVGADGYNSTLRNLSGIARSIKDYNETGIIANICSHGAHRGKAFQWFGEHGVLALLPLPDLSFGNQVSMVWSVNRDIINFLDSMNNDKQKLYIEDRLVDITDRRLGCMKIVSKRISKFNLTLEKSNLVAPGMVFIGDAAHRLHPLAGQGLNIGLGDSEFLCDTLTSKSQNQNFGDIELLNNYSKVRERHISRMRIVTDGLHKIFSSKLLPVKIARNCGLSLINKAFFLKPIIVDYASKN; this is translated from the coding sequence ATGATAATTGCGCCTCATTATAGGGATATTTCTACGCATAATGATGAATATGGATCAAGGATATATGCCATATCTGAATCCAGTAAAAAATTCTTAGAAAAAATAGGTTGTTGGTCCAACATGCCAAATAGTCGTTTAACATCTGTTACTGGCATGGAGATTTATGGGGATGCTTATCGCTCTGTACTTGAATTGAGCGCTTGGCAATCATCTGTATCACAACTATCTTGGATAGTAGAAGCAGCAGAGATTGAGAGATCATTAGTTAAGGAAATCCTTAATATAGATGTGCCATGGATTGACGATCGCTGTTTTGATTATAAGGATAATATAATTATCACAGAAAGGGGAGAAAGGATATCTGCGGAACTCTTTGTTGGAGCAGATGGCTATAACTCTACGTTACGTAATTTATCAGGGATTGCTCGTTCAATTAAGGATTATAATGAAACAGGAATAATTGCAAATATATGTTCTCATGGTGCGCATAGGGGTAAAGCCTTTCAATGGTTTGGAGAACATGGCGTTCTGGCATTATTACCCTTACCTGATCTTTCTTTTGGAAATCAAGTGTCAATGGTTTGGTCTGTCAATCGAGATATTATTAATTTCTTAGATAGCATGAATAATGACAAGCAAAAATTATATATAGAAGATAGATTAGTTGATATTACTGATCGAAGACTGGGTTGTATGAAGATAGTGAGTAAGAGAATATCGAAATTTAATCTGACACTAGAAAAATCCAACCTTGTTGCTCCTGGTATGGTTTTTATAGGAGATGCCGCTCATAGATTGCATCCTTTAGCAGGACAAGGATTAAATATCGGTCTTGGAGATTCAGAATTTTTGTGCGATACCCTTACATCGAAAAGTCAGAATCAGAATTTCGGTGATATAGAACTATTAAATAATTATAGTAAGGTCAGAGAACGACACATATCTCGCATGCGTATTGTGACTGATGGTTTACATAAGATTTTTAGTAGCAAACTTCTTCCAGTTAAAATAGCCCGAAATTGCGGATTATCTCTTATCAATAAGGCATTTTTCCTTAAGCCAATAATAGTAGATTATGCTTCTAAAAATTAA
- a CDS encoding dihydroneopterin aldolase, with amino-acid sequence MRFSRKILISDLFINSSIGILEKEINNKQRINILAILEVESSPTTADDINNVLDYRHIVDTITKIANSRHFGLIETLSYNISSTLLSTFSEIISLKLTISKFDVFDNCKSISIEEEYHK; translated from the coding sequence ATGAGGTTTTCAAGAAAAATATTAATCTCTGATCTATTTATAAATTCCAGTATAGGTATATTGGAGAAAGAGATAAATAATAAGCAACGGATAAATATTCTGGCTATTCTAGAAGTAGAATCATCACCCACTACCGCAGATGACATTAACAATGTATTGGACTATAGGCATATAGTTGATACTATAACAAAAATAGCGAATAGCAGACATTTCGGTCTTATAGAAACTCTATCTTACAATATATCTAGCACCTTGCTGAGCACTTTCTCGGAAATAATATCTTTAAAACTGACAATAAGCAAATTCGATGTTTTTGATAACTGTAAAAGCATATCCATAGAGGAAGAATATCATAAATAG
- a CDS encoding M61 family metallopeptidase has protein sequence MEKSINYQLEIFDIPGHRYKVQIKINKPNQNGQILSMPSWIPGSYTIRDFSRNIETIYARSNGSNINIKKINDHSWKIDKSDNPVTVEYVIYAFDKSVRGSYIDDERAFFNGSSMFLRIDGQQDLNCLLQIKKINNWNIYTSLPTLEAAYINEDKQFWFYYSKCYDELIDHPIEIGNPKTSIFFSGGTMHEIILSGDSFRIDINRINQDAKKICDSQVEFFDPIDKISPFSDSSDRFIFFININSNCHGGLEHRTSSALCIGKECLPMIGEKETPEKYIELLELLSHEYFHAWLIKRIKPEIFIDYKLQESNQTSLLWVFEGFTSYYEDIFLLRTGLINRNTYANIICKKINILINSPGRKKQTLAQSSFDAWTRYYKQDENSPNSIVSYYIKGSIVALGLDSIIRKQSNERYSLDDVIKFMWYKYGCNFYKGIKRGISEDNLVEIIKKSTNINTGIFIENYIYGLVELPIQDWLMQFKIKLELIDTEKPTLHAKTSSKNNGILLETILENGIAHKSGLSSGDLLIAIDGIMVDNRNNGASMLNGYRIGDHANICVFRNNKLKFFNIHLDESEKIYEVKLI, from the coding sequence ATGGAAAAATCAATAAACTATCAATTAGAGATATTTGATATTCCTGGACATAGATACAAAGTCCAAATAAAAATAAATAAACCAAACCAAAATGGACAAATTTTATCAATGCCTTCCTGGATCCCAGGAAGCTATACAATAAGAGACTTTTCTAGAAACATAGAGACCATATATGCTCGTTCAAATGGTTCTAATATAAATATAAAAAAAATCAACGATCATTCATGGAAAATAGATAAATCTGATAATCCAGTAACGGTAGAATATGTCATATATGCATTTGATAAATCAGTGCGAGGATCTTATATAGATGATGAAAGAGCATTTTTTAATGGATCCAGCATGTTTTTGAGAATAGATGGCCAACAAGACCTTAACTGCCTTCTTCAAATAAAAAAAATTAATAACTGGAACATATACACTAGTCTACCGACACTAGAGGCAGCATATATCAATGAAGATAAACAATTTTGGTTCTATTATTCTAAATGCTATGATGAACTAATAGACCATCCTATAGAAATAGGGAATCCTAAAACAAGCATCTTCTTCTCCGGGGGAACTATGCATGAGATAATATTATCAGGAGACTCTTTTAGAATAGATATAAACAGGATTAATCAAGATGCAAAAAAGATATGTGATTCTCAAGTAGAATTCTTTGATCCTATAGATAAAATATCTCCTTTTTCAGATAGTAGTGATAGATTTATTTTTTTTATAAACATAAATTCCAATTGTCATGGAGGTTTAGAGCATAGAACATCTTCTGCTTTATGCATAGGAAAAGAATGTTTGCCAATGATAGGAGAAAAAGAAACTCCTGAGAAATATATAGAACTACTAGAATTATTAAGCCATGAATACTTTCATGCATGGCTCATTAAAAGAATTAAACCAGAAATATTTATCGATTATAAGCTACAAGAATCTAATCAAACGTCACTATTATGGGTATTCGAAGGTTTCACCTCATACTACGAGGATATTTTCCTTCTTAGAACAGGGTTAATTAATCGCAATACATATGCAAACATTATATGTAAAAAAATTAATATATTAATAAATTCTCCTGGCAGAAAAAAACAAACCCTAGCACAGAGTTCTTTTGATGCATGGACTCGTTACTATAAACAGGATGAGAATTCCCCTAACTCCATAGTAAGTTATTATATAAAAGGATCAATTGTAGCACTGGGTCTAGACTCTATAATCAGAAAACAAAGTAATGAGAGATACTCTTTAGACGATGTAATAAAATTCATGTGGTATAAATATGGTTGTAACTTTTACAAAGGTATAAAACGGGGTATATCTGAAGATAATTTAGTTGAAATAATAAAAAAATCAACAAACATAAATACCGGGATATTTATAGAAAATTATATATATGGACTAGTAGAACTTCCAATACAAGATTGGCTAATGCAATTTAAAATTAAATTAGAGCTCATAGATACAGAAAAACCTACTTTACATGCGAAAACCAGTAGTAAAAATAATGGGATTCTGCTAGAAACCATACTAGAAAATGGAATAGCACATAAATCTGGACTATCATCTGGTGATTTGCTGATAGCAATAGATGGAATTATGGTAGACAACAGAAATAATGGAGCAAGCATGTTAAATGGGTACAGAATCGGTGATCATGCTAACATTTGTGTGTTTCGCAATAACAAACTAAAATTCTTTAACATTCATTTAGACGAATCAGAAAAAATCTATGAGGTAAAACTTATATAA
- a CDS encoding ATP synthase subunit I translates to MSSIVRVIKCQWIISVILSVICFIAEWRIGVSFFLGCSAYLIPNFIFAISLYLLSNTDDYRLRSYFF, encoded by the coding sequence ATGTCTTCTATTGTTAGGGTTATAAAATGTCAATGGATTATATCAGTTATCCTTTCAGTTATTTGCTTCATAGCAGAATGGAGAATAGGAGTTTCATTTTTTCTAGGTTGCTCCGCATATTTAATTCCTAACTTTATATTTGCAATATCTCTGTATTTATTATCTAACACTGATGACTATAGGTTAAGGTCTTATTTTTTTTGA
- the atpB gene encoding F0F1 ATP synthase subunit A has protein sequence MVSSYEVSPQSSYIQHHLVHMNSIGKQQESIVQFNVINYDSLFWSLFTGIVVIFLLWLVTKRSTSGVPGRFQAFVEMIVDMVEEQSNSIINNADSRKFISPLALTVFIWVVFMNALDFLPVDLFSCIFRFIGIGNNQDSLFYYHRVLPTADLNIPIGMSLGVLLLTLYYGLKIKHANGFLRDLFFAPFHASGLLYLLIAPANLMLNLVEYFAKTVSLGMRLFGNMFAGELIFMLIALLGGSWTGFNSLSCTLGFAHLLAGSIWAIFHILIVVLQAFIFMMLTLVYIGQAHEGH, from the coding sequence ATGGTTTCTTCCTATGAAGTGTCACCGCAGTCTTCCTATATACAGCATCACTTAGTGCATATGAATAGTATTGGGAAGCAACAAGAATCTATAGTCCAATTCAATGTAATAAATTATGATTCGCTTTTTTGGTCATTATTTACAGGAATCGTTGTTATTTTTTTATTATGGTTAGTAACAAAGCGTTCAACCAGCGGTGTCCCTGGTCGTTTCCAAGCATTTGTTGAAATGATTGTAGATATGGTTGAAGAGCAATCTAATTCTATTATTAATAATGCTGATAGCAGGAAATTCATCTCTCCACTGGCGCTTACTGTTTTTATTTGGGTTGTTTTCATGAATGCCCTTGATTTTCTTCCAGTTGATCTTTTTTCATGTATTTTTAGATTTATAGGCATTGGCAATAATCAAGATAGCTTGTTTTATTATCATCGAGTACTCCCCACTGCTGATTTGAATATTCCTATTGGAATGTCATTGGGTGTTTTATTGCTAACATTGTATTATGGGTTAAAGATAAAACATGCTAATGGATTCCTAAGAGATCTATTCTTTGCTCCGTTTCATGCTAGTGGTCTCTTGTATTTGTTGATTGCTCCTGCTAACTTAATGTTAAACCTGGTAGAGTATTTCGCTAAAACTGTTTCCTTAGGAATGAGATTATTTGGGAATATGTTTGCTGGTGAGTTGATTTTCATGCTTATAGCTTTATTAGGTGGGTCCTGGACTGGTTTTAATAGCCTAAGTTGTACATTAGGATTTGCTCATTTGTTAGCCGGTTCAATATGGGCTATTTTCCATATTTTGATAGTAGTTTTGCAGGCATTTATTTTTATGATGTTAACGCTTGTTTATATTGGACAAGCACATGAAGGTCATTAG
- the atpE gene encoding F0F1 ATP synthase subunit C, with amino-acid sequence MTNAALVAISCAFIIGMGAIGACIGIAIMGGKYLEASARQPELMNALQTKMFLLAGLIDAAFLIGVGIAMLFAFANPFIA; translated from the coding sequence ATGACTAATGCTGCCCTTGTTGCTATTTCTTGTGCTTTTATAATAGGTATGGGTGCTATTGGAGCTTGTATAGGTATCGCTATTATGGGAGGAAAATATCTGGAAGCATCTGCTCGTCAACCTGAATTAATGAATGCTTTACAGACCAAAATGTTTTTATTGGCTGGATTAATTGATGCTGCATTTTTAATAGGCGTTGGTATAGCTATGTTATTTGCTTTTGCTAATCCTTTTATTGCTTAG